In one window of Rhodanobacter sp. FDAARGOS 1247 DNA:
- a CDS encoding YeeE/YedE family protein, translating to MAALGRIAGISGIAGSLIRCGVGDRGWRIAFVAGMVIAPWLLWLIRGDSGIGAPQTGLPWMLLAGLLVGFGTGIGSGCTSGHGVCGIARLSPRSLLATAVFMAFGIATVYVVRHLPGGL from the coding sequence ATGGCGGCGCTGGGCCGGATCGCCGGCATCAGCGGGATTGCCGGCAGCCTGATCCGTTGCGGCGTCGGCGATCGCGGCTGGCGGATCGCCTTCGTGGCGGGCATGGTCATCGCGCCATGGCTGCTCTGGCTGATTCGCGGCGACAGCGGCATCGGCGCGCCGCAAACGGGTTTGCCGTGGATGCTGCTGGCCGGCCTGCTGGTGGGCTTCGGCACGGGCATCGGCAGCGGCTGCACCAGTGGCCACGGCGTCTGCGGCATCGCGCGCCTGTCGCCCCGTTCCCTGCTGGCCACTGCGGTCTTCATGGCCTTCGGCATCGCCACGGTCTACGTGGTCCGCCACCTGCCCGGAGGGCTGTGA
- a CDS encoding TIGR01244 family sulfur transferase — MQPRQLTEQLSVAPQIAAADMPAIVAQGFRSVVNNRPDGEEPGQPDNAGLEAAALAAGLEWRHIPVVSGKVNDDQVRSFSEAMAQLPGPVLAFCRSGTRCSALWALSSDDTVDNILATTEAAGYDLSILRGWLEMSRR; from the coding sequence ATGCAACCCCGTCAACTCACCGAGCAGCTCAGCGTCGCCCCGCAGATCGCCGCGGCGGACATGCCGGCGATCGTCGCGCAGGGCTTTCGCAGCGTCGTCAACAACCGGCCCGACGGCGAAGAGCCGGGCCAGCCGGACAACGCCGGGCTGGAAGCGGCGGCGCTTGCGGCGGGCCTGGAATGGCGGCATATCCCGGTGGTGTCGGGCAAGGTCAACGATGACCAGGTGCGCAGCTTCAGCGAGGCGATGGCGCAGCTGCCCGGGCCGGTGCTGGCGTTCTGCCGCAGCGGCACGCGCTGCAGCGCGCTGTGGGCGCTGTCGTCCGACGACACCGTCGACAACATCCTGGCCACCACCGAGGCGGCCGGTTACGACTTGTCGATCCTGCGCGGCTGGCTGGAAATGAGCCGCCGTTGA
- a CDS encoding sulfite exporter TauE/SafE family protein produces MTMQALLAIACGSAVGFSLALIGGGGSILAVPLLLYVVGVHDPHLAIGTSALAVSFNAFANLIPHARAGHVRWKVAFTFAATGVLGAFIGSSIGKAINGQHLLVLFALLMMVVAGFMLRGRRGGVDRYPLPGMYPRLGAVGLGTGSLAGFFGIGGGFLIVPGLMFASGMEIIYAIGTSLFAVGSFGLTAATNYAISGLVDWPVAAEFIGGGIVGGWLGAMGAKRLAKTRGALNIIFALAIIAVAILMLVKSLRG; encoded by the coding sequence CTGACCATGCAGGCCCTGCTGGCGATCGCCTGCGGTTCGGCCGTGGGATTCTCGCTGGCCCTGATCGGCGGTGGCGGTTCGATCCTGGCGGTGCCGTTGTTGCTGTACGTGGTCGGCGTGCACGACCCGCACCTGGCGATCGGCACCAGTGCGCTGGCGGTGTCGTTCAACGCGTTCGCCAACCTGATTCCCCATGCGCGTGCCGGCCACGTGCGCTGGAAGGTGGCCTTCACCTTCGCCGCCACCGGTGTACTCGGCGCCTTCATCGGCTCCAGCATCGGCAAGGCGATCAACGGCCAGCACCTGCTGGTGCTGTTCGCGCTGCTGATGATGGTGGTGGCCGGCTTCATGCTGCGCGGACGGCGCGGCGGCGTGGATCGCTATCCGCTGCCGGGCATGTATCCGCGACTGGGCGCGGTGGGCCTGGGCACCGGCAGCCTGGCCGGCTTCTTCGGCATCGGCGGGGGCTTCCTGATCGTGCCCGGGCTGATGTTCGCCAGCGGCATGGAGATCATCTACGCGATCGGCACCTCGCTGTTCGCGGTCGGCTCGTTCGGCCTCACCGCGGCGACCAACTACGCGATCTCCGGCCTGGTCGACTGGCCGGTGGCGGCCGAGTTCATCGGCGGCGGCATCGTCGGCGGCTGGCTGGGCGCGATGGGTGCGAAGCGGCTGGCGAAGACGCGTGGCGCGCTGAACATCATCTTCGCGCTGGCGATCATCGCGGTGGCGATCCTGATGCTGGTGAAGAGCCTGCGCGGCTGA
- a CDS encoding DUF6691 family protein produces MKLLLGLLAGLLFGLGLSLGGMTQPAVVLGFLDIFGQWDPRLAFVMAGAVLTTAIGYRLVLRRARPLLADAFQLPTSRRFDMRLVGGAALFGIGWGIAGYCPGPALASLGATDPSLLALVASMVVGWWLASRLPVARR; encoded by the coding sequence ATGAAGCTGCTACTCGGCCTGCTGGCCGGCCTGCTGTTCGGACTGGGCCTGAGCCTCGGCGGCATGACCCAGCCGGCGGTGGTGCTGGGTTTCCTCGACATCTTCGGCCAGTGGGACCCGCGCCTGGCGTTCGTGATGGCCGGTGCGGTGCTGACCACGGCGATCGGCTACCGGCTGGTGCTGCGGCGTGCGCGTCCGCTGCTGGCGGACGCCTTCCAGCTGCCCACCTCGCGGCGGTTCGATATGCGGTTGGTAGGCGGCGCGGCGCTGTTCGGCATCGGCTGGGGCATCGCGGGATACTGTCCCGGTCCTGCGCTGGCCTCGCTGGGCGCGACCGATCCGTCCCTGCTGGCGCTGGTGGCAAGCATGGTCGTTGGCTGGTGGCTGGCATCACGGTTGCCGGTGGCCCGGCGTTGA
- a CDS encoding MBL fold metallo-hydrolase, which yields MQRPEVKSFFHEPSNTFSHVAWDPATMKAAVFDVVLDYDAASGRTGHASADAVIAFVQEQRLDVDWLIETHAHADHLSAAPYVREQLGGRLAIGEHIREVQATFGTLFNAGAGFARDGSQFDHLFADGERYLLGGIEAQALHTPGHTPACMVHVIGDAAFVGDTLFMPDYGTARCDFPGGDAATLYRSIRRIFALPDATRLFLCHDYQVPGRDGFVCETTVAAQRTGNVHVRDGIDEAAFVAMRRARDATLKVPQLLLPAVQVNMRAGHLPPAEDNGVRYLKIPLDAI from the coding sequence ATGCAACGTCCCGAAGTGAAGTCGTTCTTCCACGAACCGAGCAACACCTTCAGCCACGTGGCGTGGGACCCGGCCACGATGAAGGCGGCGGTGTTCGACGTGGTGCTCGACTACGACGCGGCGTCCGGGCGCACCGGCCACGCGTCGGCCGACGCGGTGATCGCCTTCGTGCAGGAGCAGCGACTCGACGTCGATTGGCTCATCGAGACGCATGCCCATGCCGATCACCTGTCCGCGGCGCCGTACGTGCGCGAACAGCTGGGCGGCCGGCTTGCCATCGGCGAGCACATCCGCGAGGTGCAGGCGACCTTCGGCACGCTGTTCAATGCCGGCGCCGGCTTCGCCCGTGACGGCAGCCAGTTTGATCACCTGTTCGCCGACGGCGAGCGCTACCTGCTGGGCGGCATCGAGGCGCAGGCGCTGCACACGCCCGGCCACACGCCGGCGTGCATGGTGCACGTGATCGGCGACGCCGCCTTCGTCGGCGACACCTTGTTCATGCCCGACTACGGCACGGCCCGCTGCGATTTTCCCGGCGGCGACGCGGCCACGCTGTACCGCTCGATCCGCAGGATTTTCGCGCTGCCGGACGCGACGCGGCTGTTCCTGTGCCACGACTACCAGGTGCCGGGACGCGACGGGTTCGTCTGCGAAACCACCGTGGCCGCGCAGCGCACGGGCAACGTCCACGTGCGCGACGGCATCGATGAGGCGGCCTTCGTGGCCATGCGCCGCGCCCGCGACGCCACCCTGAAAGTGCCGCAGTTGCTGTTGCCCGCGGTACAGGTGAACATGCGCGCCGGCCACCTGCCGCCGGCCGAGGACAACGGCGTGCGCTATCTGAAAATTCCGCTGGATGCGATCTGA
- a CDS encoding helix-turn-helix transcriptional regulator has product MATVTRRKPRARQAAAPVLPAQLHRHADEAVAVLKAMASHNRLMLLCELVQGERSVGELAQALELAQATVSQHLSLLRRDGVVSGRREAQTIHYRISDPRVQALMTTLFRQFCVDD; this is encoded by the coding sequence ATGGCCACCGTCACCCGGCGCAAGCCTCGGGCGCGGCAGGCCGCCGCGCCGGTCCTGCCGGCGCAGCTGCATCGCCACGCCGACGAGGCGGTCGCGGTGCTGAAGGCGATGGCCAGCCACAACCGGCTGATGCTGCTGTGCGAGCTGGTGCAGGGCGAACGCTCGGTGGGCGAGCTGGCGCAGGCGCTGGAGCTGGCCCAGGCCACCGTGTCCCAGCACCTGTCGCTGTTGCGTCGCGACGGCGTGGTCAGCGGCCGGCGCGAAGCGCAGACGATCCATTACCGCATCAGCGACCCGCGCGTGCAGGCGCTGATGACCACCTTGTTCAGGCAGTTCTGTGTCGACGACTGA